The Mus musculus strain C57BL/6J chromosome 2, GRCm38.p6 C57BL/6J genome has a window encoding:
- the Pkn3 gene encoding serine/threonine-protein kinase N3 isoform X2: MEPEGAVRQPGTGQRAPKDEKEMVRRAIQKELKIKEGMENMRRVATDRRHLGHVQQLLRASNRRLEQLHGELRELHAQVLLPASAEPVTSEPQPRAEQSRARLSEALHRQLQVELKVKQGAENMIHTCASGTPKERKLLAAAQQMLKDSQLKVALLRMKISSLESSGSPEPGEASQVREGGPRWPRLRVHLRPAGPDLLAEELQHRLRVEAAVAAGAKNVVKLLGGQRMQDRKALAEAQAQLQESSQKLDLLRLALELLLERLPPTHSLRSRVTQELWMAMLGNPQPLGTLVKPIALTGTLQVRLLGCKDLLVAVPGRSPMAVLAGSPSESWLRTRSRQQRGGGELASEVLAVLKVDNRVVGQTGWGLVAEKSWDQSFIISLDRARELEIGVHWRDWRQLCGVAFLKLEDFLDNACHQLSLSLVPQGRLFAQVTFCEPVIERRPRLQRQRCIFSKRRGRDFMRASQMNLSMAAWGRLVMSLLPPCSSPNTASPPKGRPSTAVCGTPSAASPSNFLPMKTLSKEDTKPPPKPPRLYLQEPAPGTPCTKRPHMDPRPAVVPALAALSTRKPPRLQDFRCLAVLGRGHFGKVLLVQYKGTGKYYAIKALKKQEVLGRDEIDSLYCEKRILETVGRTGHPFLLSLLACLQTSSHACFVTEFLPGGDLMAQIHEDVFPEPQACFYLACVVLGLQFLHEKRIIYRDLKLDNLLLDAQGFLKIADFGLCKEGIGFGDRTSTFCGTPEFLAPEVLTQEAYTRAVDWWGLGVLLYEMLVGECPFPGDTEEEVFECIVSADVPCPHFLSVQGLELIQKLLQKSPEKRLGAGERDAEEIKVQPFFRTTNWQALLARTVQPPFVPTLCGPADLRYFEGEFTSLPPTLTPPVSQSSLTARQQAAFRDFDFVSEQFLES; the protein is encoded by the exons ATGGAGCCGGAGGGGGCTGTGCGCCAG CCTGGGACTGGCCAGAGAGCCCCCAAGGATGAGAAAGAGATGGTCCGCCGAGCCATCCAGAAGGAGCTGAAGATCAAGGAGGGCATGGAGAACATGCGGCGCGTGGCCACAGACCGACGCCACCTGGGTCATGTGCAGCAACTGCTTAGGGCCTCCAACCGCCGCCTGGAGCAGCTGCATGGCGAGCTTCGGGAGCTGCATGCCCAAGTTCTGCTGCCAGCCTCAGCCG AGCCAGTGACCTCGGAACCCCAGCCGCGGGCGGAGCAGTCCAGGGCTCGGCTCTCGGAGGCTTTACATAGGCAGCTGCAGGTAGAGCTAAAGGTAAAGCAGGGGGCTGAGAATATGATTCACACGTGTGCCAGCGGCACCCCCAAG GAGAGGAAGCTCCTGGCGGCTGCCCAGCAGATGTTAAAGGACAGTCAACTGAAGGTGGCCCTGCTCCGGATGAAGATAAGCAGCCTGGAGTCCAGTGGCTCTCCAGAGCCAGGTGAGGCCTCTCAGGTCAGGGAGGGTGGCCCTCGATGGCCGAGGCTAAGGGTTCACCTCCGCCCTGCAGGCCCCGACTTGCTGGCAGAGGAGCTGCAGCACCGACTTCGAGTAGAGGCTGCTGTGGCTGCAGGTGCCAAGAATGTGGTGAAGCTGCTTGGTGGCCAGAGGATGCAGGACCGAAAGGCACTGGCCGAG GCCCAGGCccagctccaggaatcctccCAGAAGCTGGACCTCCTACGGCTGGCCCTGGAATTGCTGCTGGAGAGGTTGCCTCCCACCCACTCTCTACGTAGCAGGGTGACCCAAGAACTTTGGATGGCAATGCTTGGGAACCCCCAACCTTTGGGGACACTTGTGAAACCTATTGCCTTGACAG GGACACTGCAGGTTCGCCTCCTGGGCTGCAAAGATCTGCTGGTAGCTGTGCCTGGACGGTCTCCCATGGCTGTCCTGGCAGGTAGCCCTTCTGAAAGCTGGCTCCGAACAAGGTCCCGGCAGCAGCGTGGTGGAGGCGAACTGGCCA GTGAGGTACTGGCTGTGTTGAAGGTTGACAATCGTGTTGTGGGCCAGACAGGATGGGGACTGGTGGCTGAGAAATCCTGGGACCAGAGTTTTATCATCTCCTTGGACCGA GCTCGCGAGCTGGAGATTGGGGTTCACTGGCGGGACTGGCGACAGTTGTGTGGTGTGGCGTTTCTGAAGCTTGAGGACTTCCTGGACAATGCCTGTCACCAGCTTTCTCTCAGTCTGGTGCCTCAGGGGCGGCTCTTTGCCCAG GTCACCTTCTGCGAGCCTGTCATTGAAAGGAGGCCTCGGCTGCAGAGGCAGAGATGCATTTTCTCTAAGCGGAGAG GCCGGGATTTCATGAGAGCTTCCCAGATGAACCTCAGCATGGCAGCCTGGGGGCGTCTGGTCATGAGCTTGCTGCCCCCCTGCAGCTCACCAAACACAGCCAGTCCCCCTAAAGGGCGCCCTTCAACAGCGGTCTGTGGGACCCCCAGTGCTGCTTCCCCGAG TAACTTCCTGCCCATGAAGACGCTCTCAAAAGAAGACACGAAGCCTCCTCCCAAGCCCCCGCGCCTCTATCTCCAAGAACCAGCCCCAGGGACTCCT TGTACCAAGCGCCCCCACATGGACCCTAGACCTGCAGTAGTGCCCGCCCTGGCAGCCTTATCCACAAG GAAACCCCCCAGACTTCAAGACTTCCGATGTTTGGCTGTGCTGGGTCGGGGACACTTTGGGAAG GTCCTCCTGGTCCAGTACAAAGGAACAGGGAAATACTACGCTATCAAGGCGTTGAAGAAGCAGGAAGTGCTAGGCCGGGATGAGATTGACAG CCTATACTGTGAGAAGCGGATCCTGGAGACTGTGGGGCGTACAGGGCAccccttcctgctctctctccttgCCTGTCTGCAGACCTCCAGCCATGCCTGCTTTGTTACTGAGTTTCTGCCCGGAGGAGACCTCATGGCGCAGATTCATGAGGATGTCTTTCCTGAGCCCCAGGCCTG CTTCTACCTGGCCTGTGTGGTTCTGGGGCTGCAGTTCCTACACGAGAAGAGGATCATTTACAG GGATCTGAAATTGGATAATCTGCTACTGGATGCCCAGGGTTTCCTCAAGATTGCAGACTTTGGACTATGCAAGGAAG GAATTGGCTTTGGTGACCGGACCAGCACGTTCTGTGGCACCCCGGAGTTCCTGGCCCCCGAGGTTTTGACTCAGGAGGCTTACACGCGTGCTGTGGACTGGTGGGGGCTGGGTGTGCTGCTCTATGAGATGTTAGTGGGTGAG TGTCCATTCCCGGGGGACACAGAAGAGGAGGTATTTGAATGCATCGTCAGTGCTGATGTCCCATGTCCCCACTTTCTGTCAGTGCAAGGGCTCGAACTCATTCAGAAG CTCCTCCAGAAGTCCCCAGAGAAGCGTCTAGGGGCAGGAGAACGGGACGCCGAGGAGATCAAGGTTCAACCATTCTTCAGG ACCACCAACTGGCAGGCCTTGCTGGCCCGCACCGTCCAGCCTCCCTTCGTGCCTACTCTCTGTGGCCCTGCAGACCTTCGTTACTTCGAGGGAGAGTTCACCAGCCTGCCTCCAACCCTGACCCCACCAGTCTCCCAGAGCTCCCTCACTGCTCGCCAACAGGCTGCCTTCCGGGACTTTGACTTCGTGTCTGAGCAGTTCCTGGAGTCCTGA
- the Pkn3 gene encoding serine/threonine-protein kinase N3 isoform X6 produces the protein MEPEGAVRQPGTGQRAPKDEKEMVRRAIQKELKIKEGMENMRRVATDRRHLGHVQQLLRASNRRLEQLHGELRELHAQVLLPASAEPVTSEPQPRAEQSRARLSEALHRQLQVELKVKQGAENMIHTCASGTPKERKLLAAAQQMLKDSQLKVALLRMKISSLESSGSPEPGPDLLAEELQHRLRVEAAVAAGAKNVVKLLGGQRMQDRKALAEAQAQLQESSQKLDLLRLALELLLERLPPTHSLRSRVTQELWMAMLGNPQPLGTLVKPIALTGTLQVRLLGCKDLLVAVPGRSPMAVLAGSPSESWLRTRSRQQRGGGELASEVLAVLKVDNRVVGQTGWGLVAEKSWDQSFIISLDRARELEIGVHWRDWRQLCGVAFLKLEDFLDNACHQLSLSLVPQGRLFAQVTFCEPVIERRPRLQRQRCIFSKRRGRDFMRASQMNLSMAAWGRLVMSLLPPCSSPNTASPPKGRPSTAVCGTPSAASPSNFLPMKTLSKEDTKPPPKPPRLYLQEPAPGTPCTKRPHMDPRPAVVPALAALSTRKPPRLQDFRCLAVLGRGHFGKVLLVQYKGTGKYYAIKALKKQEVLGRDEIDSLYCEKRILETVGRTGHPFLLSLLACLQTSSHACFVTEFLPGGDLMAQIHEDVFPEPQACFYLACVVLGLQFLHEKRIIYRDLKLDNLLLDAQGFLKIADFGLCKEGIGFGDRTSTFCGTPEFLAPEVLTQEAYTRAVDWWGLGVLLYEMLVGECPFPGDTEEEVFECIVSADVPCPHFLSVQGLELIQKLLQKSPEKRLGAGERDAEEIKVQPFFRTTNWQALLARTVQPPFVPTLCGPADLRYFEGEFTSLPPTLTPPVSQSSLTARQQAAFRDFDFVSEQFLES, from the exons ATGGAGCCGGAGGGGGCTGTGCGCCAG CCTGGGACTGGCCAGAGAGCCCCCAAGGATGAGAAAGAGATGGTCCGCCGAGCCATCCAGAAGGAGCTGAAGATCAAGGAGGGCATGGAGAACATGCGGCGCGTGGCCACAGACCGACGCCACCTGGGTCATGTGCAGCAACTGCTTAGGGCCTCCAACCGCCGCCTGGAGCAGCTGCATGGCGAGCTTCGGGAGCTGCATGCCCAAGTTCTGCTGCCAGCCTCAGCCG AGCCAGTGACCTCGGAACCCCAGCCGCGGGCGGAGCAGTCCAGGGCTCGGCTCTCGGAGGCTTTACATAGGCAGCTGCAGGTAGAGCTAAAGGTAAAGCAGGGGGCTGAGAATATGATTCACACGTGTGCCAGCGGCACCCCCAAG GAGAGGAAGCTCCTGGCGGCTGCCCAGCAGATGTTAAAGGACAGTCAACTGAAGGTGGCCCTGCTCCGGATGAAGATAAGCAGCCTGGAGTCCAGTGGCTCTCCAGAGCCAG GCCCCGACTTGCTGGCAGAGGAGCTGCAGCACCGACTTCGAGTAGAGGCTGCTGTGGCTGCAGGTGCCAAGAATGTGGTGAAGCTGCTTGGTGGCCAGAGGATGCAGGACCGAAAGGCACTGGCCGAG GCCCAGGCccagctccaggaatcctccCAGAAGCTGGACCTCCTACGGCTGGCCCTGGAATTGCTGCTGGAGAGGTTGCCTCCCACCCACTCTCTACGTAGCAGGGTGACCCAAGAACTTTGGATGGCAATGCTTGGGAACCCCCAACCTTTGGGGACACTTGTGAAACCTATTGCCTTGACAG GGACACTGCAGGTTCGCCTCCTGGGCTGCAAAGATCTGCTGGTAGCTGTGCCTGGACGGTCTCCCATGGCTGTCCTGGCAGGTAGCCCTTCTGAAAGCTGGCTCCGAACAAGGTCCCGGCAGCAGCGTGGTGGAGGCGAACTGGCCA GTGAGGTACTGGCTGTGTTGAAGGTTGACAATCGTGTTGTGGGCCAGACAGGATGGGGACTGGTGGCTGAGAAATCCTGGGACCAGAGTTTTATCATCTCCTTGGACCGA GCTCGCGAGCTGGAGATTGGGGTTCACTGGCGGGACTGGCGACAGTTGTGTGGTGTGGCGTTTCTGAAGCTTGAGGACTTCCTGGACAATGCCTGTCACCAGCTTTCTCTCAGTCTGGTGCCTCAGGGGCGGCTCTTTGCCCAG GTCACCTTCTGCGAGCCTGTCATTGAAAGGAGGCCTCGGCTGCAGAGGCAGAGATGCATTTTCTCTAAGCGGAGAG GCCGGGATTTCATGAGAGCTTCCCAGATGAACCTCAGCATGGCAGCCTGGGGGCGTCTGGTCATGAGCTTGCTGCCCCCCTGCAGCTCACCAAACACAGCCAGTCCCCCTAAAGGGCGCCCTTCAACAGCGGTCTGTGGGACCCCCAGTGCTGCTTCCCCGAG TAACTTCCTGCCCATGAAGACGCTCTCAAAAGAAGACACGAAGCCTCCTCCCAAGCCCCCGCGCCTCTATCTCCAAGAACCAGCCCCAGGGACTCCT TGTACCAAGCGCCCCCACATGGACCCTAGACCTGCAGTAGTGCCCGCCCTGGCAGCCTTATCCACAAG GAAACCCCCCAGACTTCAAGACTTCCGATGTTTGGCTGTGCTGGGTCGGGGACACTTTGGGAAG GTCCTCCTGGTCCAGTACAAAGGAACAGGGAAATACTACGCTATCAAGGCGTTGAAGAAGCAGGAAGTGCTAGGCCGGGATGAGATTGACAG CCTATACTGTGAGAAGCGGATCCTGGAGACTGTGGGGCGTACAGGGCAccccttcctgctctctctccttgCCTGTCTGCAGACCTCCAGCCATGCCTGCTTTGTTACTGAGTTTCTGCCCGGAGGAGACCTCATGGCGCAGATTCATGAGGATGTCTTTCCTGAGCCCCAGGCCTG CTTCTACCTGGCCTGTGTGGTTCTGGGGCTGCAGTTCCTACACGAGAAGAGGATCATTTACAG GGATCTGAAATTGGATAATCTGCTACTGGATGCCCAGGGTTTCCTCAAGATTGCAGACTTTGGACTATGCAAGGAAG GAATTGGCTTTGGTGACCGGACCAGCACGTTCTGTGGCACCCCGGAGTTCCTGGCCCCCGAGGTTTTGACTCAGGAGGCTTACACGCGTGCTGTGGACTGGTGGGGGCTGGGTGTGCTGCTCTATGAGATGTTAGTGGGTGAG TGTCCATTCCCGGGGGACACAGAAGAGGAGGTATTTGAATGCATCGTCAGTGCTGATGTCCCATGTCCCCACTTTCTGTCAGTGCAAGGGCTCGAACTCATTCAGAAG CTCCTCCAGAAGTCCCCAGAGAAGCGTCTAGGGGCAGGAGAACGGGACGCCGAGGAGATCAAGGTTCAACCATTCTTCAGG ACCACCAACTGGCAGGCCTTGCTGGCCCGCACCGTCCAGCCTCCCTTCGTGCCTACTCTCTGTGGCCCTGCAGACCTTCGTTACTTCGAGGGAGAGTTCACCAGCCTGCCTCCAACCCTGACCCCACCAGTCTCCCAGAGCTCCCTCACTGCTCGCCAACAGGCTGCCTTCCGGGACTTTGACTTCGTGTCTGAGCAGTTCCTGGAGTCCTGA
- the Pkn3 gene encoding serine/threonine-protein kinase N3 isoform X3 yields the protein MPPGVGVGPGTGQRAPKDEKEMVRRAIQKELKIKEGMENMRRVATDRRHLGHVQQLLRASNRRLEQLHGELRELHAQVLLPASAEPVTSEPQPRAEQSRARLSEALHRQLQVELKVKQGAENMIHTCASGTPKERKLLAAAQQMLKDSQLKVALLRMKISSLESSGSPEPGEASQVREGGPRWPRLRVHLRPAGPDLLAEELQHRLRVEAAVAAGAKNVVKLLGGQRMQDRKALAEAQAQLQESSQKLDLLRLALELLLERLPPTHSLRSRVTQELWMAMLGNPQPLGTLVKPIALTGTLQVRLLGCKDLLVAVPGRSPMAVLAGSPSESWLRTRSRQQRGGGELASEVLAVLKVDNRVVGQTGWGLVAEKSWDQSFIISLDRARELEIGVHWRDWRQLCGVAFLKLEDFLDNACHQLSLSLVPQGRLFAQVTFCEPVIERRPRLQRQRCIFSKRRGRDFMRASQMNLSMAAWGRLVMSLLPPCSSPNTASPPKGRPSTAVCGTPSAASPSNFLPMKTLSKEDTKPPPKPPRLYLQEPAPGTPCTKRPHMDPRPAVVPALAALSTRKPPRLQDFRCLAVLGRGHFGKVLLVQYKGTGKYYAIKALKKQEVLGRDEIDSLYCEKRILETVGRTGHPFLLSLLACLQTSSHACFVTEFLPGGDLMAQIHEDVFPEPQACFYLACVVLGLQFLHEKRIIYRDLKLDNLLLDAQGFLKIADFGLCKEGIGFGDRTSTFCGTPEFLAPEVLTQEAYTRAVDWWGLGVLLYEMLVGECPFPGDTEEEVFECIVSADVPCPHFLSVQGLELIQKLLQKSPEKRLGAGERDAEEIKVQPFFRTTNWQALLARTVQPPFVPTLCGPADLRYFEGEFTSLPPTLTPPVSQSSLTARQQAAFRDFDFVSEQFLES from the exons ATGccaccgggggtgggggtgggg CCTGGGACTGGCCAGAGAGCCCCCAAGGATGAGAAAGAGATGGTCCGCCGAGCCATCCAGAAGGAGCTGAAGATCAAGGAGGGCATGGAGAACATGCGGCGCGTGGCCACAGACCGACGCCACCTGGGTCATGTGCAGCAACTGCTTAGGGCCTCCAACCGCCGCCTGGAGCAGCTGCATGGCGAGCTTCGGGAGCTGCATGCCCAAGTTCTGCTGCCAGCCTCAGCCG AGCCAGTGACCTCGGAACCCCAGCCGCGGGCGGAGCAGTCCAGGGCTCGGCTCTCGGAGGCTTTACATAGGCAGCTGCAGGTAGAGCTAAAGGTAAAGCAGGGGGCTGAGAATATGATTCACACGTGTGCCAGCGGCACCCCCAAG GAGAGGAAGCTCCTGGCGGCTGCCCAGCAGATGTTAAAGGACAGTCAACTGAAGGTGGCCCTGCTCCGGATGAAGATAAGCAGCCTGGAGTCCAGTGGCTCTCCAGAGCCAGGTGAGGCCTCTCAGGTCAGGGAGGGTGGCCCTCGATGGCCGAGGCTAAGGGTTCACCTCCGCCCTGCAGGCCCCGACTTGCTGGCAGAGGAGCTGCAGCACCGACTTCGAGTAGAGGCTGCTGTGGCTGCAGGTGCCAAGAATGTGGTGAAGCTGCTTGGTGGCCAGAGGATGCAGGACCGAAAGGCACTGGCCGAG GCCCAGGCccagctccaggaatcctccCAGAAGCTGGACCTCCTACGGCTGGCCCTGGAATTGCTGCTGGAGAGGTTGCCTCCCACCCACTCTCTACGTAGCAGGGTGACCCAAGAACTTTGGATGGCAATGCTTGGGAACCCCCAACCTTTGGGGACACTTGTGAAACCTATTGCCTTGACAG GGACACTGCAGGTTCGCCTCCTGGGCTGCAAAGATCTGCTGGTAGCTGTGCCTGGACGGTCTCCCATGGCTGTCCTGGCAGGTAGCCCTTCTGAAAGCTGGCTCCGAACAAGGTCCCGGCAGCAGCGTGGTGGAGGCGAACTGGCCA GTGAGGTACTGGCTGTGTTGAAGGTTGACAATCGTGTTGTGGGCCAGACAGGATGGGGACTGGTGGCTGAGAAATCCTGGGACCAGAGTTTTATCATCTCCTTGGACCGA GCTCGCGAGCTGGAGATTGGGGTTCACTGGCGGGACTGGCGACAGTTGTGTGGTGTGGCGTTTCTGAAGCTTGAGGACTTCCTGGACAATGCCTGTCACCAGCTTTCTCTCAGTCTGGTGCCTCAGGGGCGGCTCTTTGCCCAG GTCACCTTCTGCGAGCCTGTCATTGAAAGGAGGCCTCGGCTGCAGAGGCAGAGATGCATTTTCTCTAAGCGGAGAG GCCGGGATTTCATGAGAGCTTCCCAGATGAACCTCAGCATGGCAGCCTGGGGGCGTCTGGTCATGAGCTTGCTGCCCCCCTGCAGCTCACCAAACACAGCCAGTCCCCCTAAAGGGCGCCCTTCAACAGCGGTCTGTGGGACCCCCAGTGCTGCTTCCCCGAG TAACTTCCTGCCCATGAAGACGCTCTCAAAAGAAGACACGAAGCCTCCTCCCAAGCCCCCGCGCCTCTATCTCCAAGAACCAGCCCCAGGGACTCCT TGTACCAAGCGCCCCCACATGGACCCTAGACCTGCAGTAGTGCCCGCCCTGGCAGCCTTATCCACAAG GAAACCCCCCAGACTTCAAGACTTCCGATGTTTGGCTGTGCTGGGTCGGGGACACTTTGGGAAG GTCCTCCTGGTCCAGTACAAAGGAACAGGGAAATACTACGCTATCAAGGCGTTGAAGAAGCAGGAAGTGCTAGGCCGGGATGAGATTGACAG CCTATACTGTGAGAAGCGGATCCTGGAGACTGTGGGGCGTACAGGGCAccccttcctgctctctctccttgCCTGTCTGCAGACCTCCAGCCATGCCTGCTTTGTTACTGAGTTTCTGCCCGGAGGAGACCTCATGGCGCAGATTCATGAGGATGTCTTTCCTGAGCCCCAGGCCTG CTTCTACCTGGCCTGTGTGGTTCTGGGGCTGCAGTTCCTACACGAGAAGAGGATCATTTACAG GGATCTGAAATTGGATAATCTGCTACTGGATGCCCAGGGTTTCCTCAAGATTGCAGACTTTGGACTATGCAAGGAAG GAATTGGCTTTGGTGACCGGACCAGCACGTTCTGTGGCACCCCGGAGTTCCTGGCCCCCGAGGTTTTGACTCAGGAGGCTTACACGCGTGCTGTGGACTGGTGGGGGCTGGGTGTGCTGCTCTATGAGATGTTAGTGGGTGAG TGTCCATTCCCGGGGGACACAGAAGAGGAGGTATTTGAATGCATCGTCAGTGCTGATGTCCCATGTCCCCACTTTCTGTCAGTGCAAGGGCTCGAACTCATTCAGAAG CTCCTCCAGAAGTCCCCAGAGAAGCGTCTAGGGGCAGGAGAACGGGACGCCGAGGAGATCAAGGTTCAACCATTCTTCAGG ACCACCAACTGGCAGGCCTTGCTGGCCCGCACCGTCCAGCCTCCCTTCGTGCCTACTCTCTGTGGCCCTGCAGACCTTCGTTACTTCGAGGGAGAGTTCACCAGCCTGCCTCCAACCCTGACCCCACCAGTCTCCCAGAGCTCCCTCACTGCTCGCCAACAGGCTGCCTTCCGGGACTTTGACTTCGTGTCTGAGCAGTTCCTGGAGTCCTGA
- the Pkn3 gene encoding serine/threonine-protein kinase N3 isoform X5 codes for MCHLSRRERYCSMPGQLKPGTGQRAPKDEKEMVRRAIQKELKIKEGMENMRRVATDRRHLGHVQQLLRASNRRLEQLHGELRELHAQVLLPASAEPVTSEPQPRAEQSRARLSEALHRQLQVELKVKQGAENMIHTCASGTPKERKLLAAAQQMLKDSQLKVALLRMKISSLESSGSPEPGPDLLAEELQHRLRVEAAVAAGAKNVVKLLGGQRMQDRKALAEAQAQLQESSQKLDLLRLALELLLERLPPTHSLRSRVTQELWMAMLGNPQPLGTLVKPIALTGTLQVRLLGCKDLLVAVPGRSPMAVLAGSPSESWLRTRSRQQRGGGELASEVLAVLKVDNRVVGQTGWGLVAEKSWDQSFIISLDRARELEIGVHWRDWRQLCGVAFLKLEDFLDNACHQLSLSLVPQGRLFAQVTFCEPVIERRPRLQRQRCIFSKRRGRDFMRASQMNLSMAAWGRLVMSLLPPCSSPNTASPPKGRPSTAVCGTPSAASPSNFLPMKTLSKEDTKPPPKPPRLYLQEPAPGTPCTKRPHMDPRPAVVPALAALSTRKPPRLQDFRCLAVLGRGHFGKVLLVQYKGTGKYYAIKALKKQEVLGRDEIDSLYCEKRILETVGRTGHPFLLSLLACLQTSSHACFVTEFLPGGDLMAQIHEDVFPEPQACFYLACVVLGLQFLHEKRIIYRDLKLDNLLLDAQGFLKIADFGLCKEGIGFGDRTSTFCGTPEFLAPEVLTQEAYTRAVDWWGLGVLLYEMLVGECPFPGDTEEEVFECIVSADVPCPHFLSVQGLELIQKLLQKSPEKRLGAGERDAEEIKVQPFFRTTNWQALLARTVQPPFVPTLCGPADLRYFEGEFTSLPPTLTPPVSQSSLTARQQAAFRDFDFVSEQFLES; via the exons ATGTGTCACttaagcaggagagagagatacTGTTCTATGCCAGGACAGTTAAAG CCTGGGACTGGCCAGAGAGCCCCCAAGGATGAGAAAGAGATGGTCCGCCGAGCCATCCAGAAGGAGCTGAAGATCAAGGAGGGCATGGAGAACATGCGGCGCGTGGCCACAGACCGACGCCACCTGGGTCATGTGCAGCAACTGCTTAGGGCCTCCAACCGCCGCCTGGAGCAGCTGCATGGCGAGCTTCGGGAGCTGCATGCCCAAGTTCTGCTGCCAGCCTCAGCCG AGCCAGTGACCTCGGAACCCCAGCCGCGGGCGGAGCAGTCCAGGGCTCGGCTCTCGGAGGCTTTACATAGGCAGCTGCAGGTAGAGCTAAAGGTAAAGCAGGGGGCTGAGAATATGATTCACACGTGTGCCAGCGGCACCCCCAAG GAGAGGAAGCTCCTGGCGGCTGCCCAGCAGATGTTAAAGGACAGTCAACTGAAGGTGGCCCTGCTCCGGATGAAGATAAGCAGCCTGGAGTCCAGTGGCTCTCCAGAGCCAG GCCCCGACTTGCTGGCAGAGGAGCTGCAGCACCGACTTCGAGTAGAGGCTGCTGTGGCTGCAGGTGCCAAGAATGTGGTGAAGCTGCTTGGTGGCCAGAGGATGCAGGACCGAAAGGCACTGGCCGAG GCCCAGGCccagctccaggaatcctccCAGAAGCTGGACCTCCTACGGCTGGCCCTGGAATTGCTGCTGGAGAGGTTGCCTCCCACCCACTCTCTACGTAGCAGGGTGACCCAAGAACTTTGGATGGCAATGCTTGGGAACCCCCAACCTTTGGGGACACTTGTGAAACCTATTGCCTTGACAG GGACACTGCAGGTTCGCCTCCTGGGCTGCAAAGATCTGCTGGTAGCTGTGCCTGGACGGTCTCCCATGGCTGTCCTGGCAGGTAGCCCTTCTGAAAGCTGGCTCCGAACAAGGTCCCGGCAGCAGCGTGGTGGAGGCGAACTGGCCA GTGAGGTACTGGCTGTGTTGAAGGTTGACAATCGTGTTGTGGGCCAGACAGGATGGGGACTGGTGGCTGAGAAATCCTGGGACCAGAGTTTTATCATCTCCTTGGACCGA GCTCGCGAGCTGGAGATTGGGGTTCACTGGCGGGACTGGCGACAGTTGTGTGGTGTGGCGTTTCTGAAGCTTGAGGACTTCCTGGACAATGCCTGTCACCAGCTTTCTCTCAGTCTGGTGCCTCAGGGGCGGCTCTTTGCCCAG GTCACCTTCTGCGAGCCTGTCATTGAAAGGAGGCCTCGGCTGCAGAGGCAGAGATGCATTTTCTCTAAGCGGAGAG GCCGGGATTTCATGAGAGCTTCCCAGATGAACCTCAGCATGGCAGCCTGGGGGCGTCTGGTCATGAGCTTGCTGCCCCCCTGCAGCTCACCAAACACAGCCAGTCCCCCTAAAGGGCGCCCTTCAACAGCGGTCTGTGGGACCCCCAGTGCTGCTTCCCCGAG TAACTTCCTGCCCATGAAGACGCTCTCAAAAGAAGACACGAAGCCTCCTCCCAAGCCCCCGCGCCTCTATCTCCAAGAACCAGCCCCAGGGACTCCT TGTACCAAGCGCCCCCACATGGACCCTAGACCTGCAGTAGTGCCCGCCCTGGCAGCCTTATCCACAAG GAAACCCCCCAGACTTCAAGACTTCCGATGTTTGGCTGTGCTGGGTCGGGGACACTTTGGGAAG GTCCTCCTGGTCCAGTACAAAGGAACAGGGAAATACTACGCTATCAAGGCGTTGAAGAAGCAGGAAGTGCTAGGCCGGGATGAGATTGACAG CCTATACTGTGAGAAGCGGATCCTGGAGACTGTGGGGCGTACAGGGCAccccttcctgctctctctccttgCCTGTCTGCAGACCTCCAGCCATGCCTGCTTTGTTACTGAGTTTCTGCCCGGAGGAGACCTCATGGCGCAGATTCATGAGGATGTCTTTCCTGAGCCCCAGGCCTG CTTCTACCTGGCCTGTGTGGTTCTGGGGCTGCAGTTCCTACACGAGAAGAGGATCATTTACAG GGATCTGAAATTGGATAATCTGCTACTGGATGCCCAGGGTTTCCTCAAGATTGCAGACTTTGGACTATGCAAGGAAG GAATTGGCTTTGGTGACCGGACCAGCACGTTCTGTGGCACCCCGGAGTTCCTGGCCCCCGAGGTTTTGACTCAGGAGGCTTACACGCGTGCTGTGGACTGGTGGGGGCTGGGTGTGCTGCTCTATGAGATGTTAGTGGGTGAG TGTCCATTCCCGGGGGACACAGAAGAGGAGGTATTTGAATGCATCGTCAGTGCTGATGTCCCATGTCCCCACTTTCTGTCAGTGCAAGGGCTCGAACTCATTCAGAAG CTCCTCCAGAAGTCCCCAGAGAAGCGTCTAGGGGCAGGAGAACGGGACGCCGAGGAGATCAAGGTTCAACCATTCTTCAGG ACCACCAACTGGCAGGCCTTGCTGGCCCGCACCGTCCAGCCTCCCTTCGTGCCTACTCTCTGTGGCCCTGCAGACCTTCGTTACTTCGAGGGAGAGTTCACCAGCCTGCCTCCAACCCTGACCCCACCAGTCTCCCAGAGCTCCCTCACTGCTCGCCAACAGGCTGCCTTCCGGGACTTTGACTTCGTGTCTGAGCAGTTCCTGGAGTCCTGA